Proteins encoded by one window of Streptacidiphilus sp. PB12-B1b:
- a CDS encoding phosphoadenylyl-sulfate reductase, translating to MTARTDIPRYSAEELEALAAEAGRTLEQASAQEVMRWAAGTFGRRLAVTSSMEDAVVAHLASTALPGVDVLFLDTGYHFAETIGTRDAVAAVYPVNVITLTPRQSVAEQDAQYGPRLHDRDPDLCCALRKVEPLNRGLAGYDAWATGLRRDESPSRAGTPVVSFDPKRQKVKIAPIARWTQADVDAYVAEHGVLLNTLLSDGYASIGCAPESCTRRVLEGQDARSGRWAGAGKNECGIHL from the coding sequence ATGACCGCACGGACTGACATACCCCGCTACTCGGCGGAGGAGCTCGAAGCCCTCGCCGCCGAGGCGGGGCGCACGTTGGAGCAGGCGTCCGCGCAGGAGGTGATGCGCTGGGCCGCCGGGACCTTCGGCCGGCGGCTGGCGGTCACCTCCTCCATGGAGGACGCCGTCGTCGCCCACCTGGCGTCCACCGCCCTGCCCGGGGTGGACGTGCTGTTCCTGGACACCGGCTACCACTTCGCCGAGACCATCGGCACCCGGGACGCGGTCGCCGCCGTATACCCGGTCAACGTCATCACCCTGACGCCGCGTCAGAGCGTGGCCGAGCAGGACGCCCAGTACGGGCCGCGGCTGCACGACCGCGACCCGGACCTGTGCTGCGCGCTGCGCAAGGTCGAGCCGCTCAACCGGGGCCTGGCCGGGTACGACGCCTGGGCGACCGGGCTGCGCCGGGACGAGTCGCCCAGCCGGGCCGGCACGCCCGTGGTCTCGTTCGACCCCAAGCGGCAGAAGGTCAAGATCGCGCCCATCGCCCGCTGGACCCAGGCGGACGTGGACGCGTACGTGGCCGAGCACGGCGTCCTGCTGAACACCCTGCTCTCGGACGGCTACGCGTCGATCGGCTGCGCCCCCGAATCCTGTACCCGGCGGGTCCTCGAAGGTCAGGACGCCCGCTCCGGCCGCTGGGCCGGGGCCGGCAAGAACGAGTGCGGCATCCACCTGTAG
- a CDS encoding sulfate adenylyltransferase subunit 1 has protein sequence MSTELHRAPSAFETGSATALLRFATAGSVDDGKSTLVGRLLHDSKSILTDQLEAVTHASNRRGQEAPDLALLTDGLRAEREQGITIDVAYRYFATARRRFILADTPGHVQYTRNMVTGASTAELAVVLVDARNGVVEQTRRHAAVAALLRVPHLVLAVNKMDLVDYAEPVFAAIAEEFGRYAASLGVPDVTAVPISALAGDNVVEPSAHMDWYGGPTLLEHLESVPVGTDPGTEQARFPVQYVIRPQSGEHRDYRGYAGQLASGVLRTGDRVTVLPSGLTTTVAGIDVLGRETGVAWAPQSVTVRLADDIDVSRGDLIAAGEPTAPTQDVTATVSHLNERPLRVGDRVLLKHTTRTVRAIVKEIPYLIDIDTLAHVDSPDGLKVNDIGRVVLRTAEPLALDPYAANRRTGSFLLIDPTDGTTLTAGMAGESF, from the coding sequence ATGAGCACCGAACTGCACCGCGCCCCCAGCGCGTTCGAGACCGGCTCGGCGACCGCGCTGCTGCGCTTCGCCACCGCCGGATCGGTCGATGACGGCAAGTCGACCCTGGTCGGCCGGCTGCTGCACGACTCCAAGTCCATCCTCACCGACCAGTTGGAGGCGGTCACGCACGCCTCGAACCGGCGCGGGCAGGAGGCGCCGGATCTGGCGCTGCTCACCGACGGCCTGCGGGCCGAGCGTGAGCAGGGCATCACCATCGACGTCGCCTACCGCTACTTCGCCACCGCCCGGCGCCGGTTCATCCTCGCCGACACCCCCGGGCACGTGCAGTACACCCGCAACATGGTCACCGGCGCCTCCACCGCCGAACTGGCCGTGGTCCTGGTCGACGCCCGCAACGGCGTGGTCGAGCAGACCCGCAGGCACGCCGCCGTGGCGGCCCTGCTGCGCGTCCCGCACCTGGTCCTGGCCGTCAACAAGATGGACCTGGTCGACTACGCGGAGCCGGTCTTCGCCGCCATCGCCGAGGAGTTCGGCCGTTACGCCGCCTCGCTGGGCGTGCCCGACGTCACCGCCGTCCCGATCTCGGCGCTGGCCGGGGACAACGTGGTCGAGCCCTCCGCGCACATGGACTGGTACGGCGGCCCCACCCTGCTGGAGCACCTGGAGTCGGTCCCGGTGGGCACCGACCCCGGCACCGAGCAGGCCCGGTTCCCGGTCCAGTACGTCATCCGCCCGCAGAGCGGCGAGCACCGCGACTACCGGGGCTACGCCGGGCAGTTGGCCTCCGGCGTGCTGCGCACCGGCGACCGGGTGACGGTGCTGCCGTCCGGGCTGACCACCACCGTGGCCGGGATCGACGTCCTCGGCCGGGAGACCGGCGTCGCCTGGGCCCCGCAGTCGGTGACGGTCCGGCTGGCCGACGACATCGACGTCTCGCGCGGCGACCTGATCGCGGCGGGCGAACCGACGGCGCCCACCCAGGACGTCACGGCGACCGTCTCGCACCTGAACGAGCGGCCGCTGCGGGTAGGCGACCGGGTGCTGCTCAAGCACACCACGCGCACGGTGCGGGCGATCGTCAAGGAGATCCCGTACCTGATCGACATCGACACCCTGGCGCACGTCGACAGCCCGGACGGCCTGAAGGTCAACGACATCGGCCGGGTCGTGCTGCGCACCGCCGAACCGCTGGCGCTCGATCCGTACGCCGCCAACCGCCGCACCGGATCGTTCCTGCTGATCGATCCGACCGACGGCACCACCCTGACCGCCGGCATGGCCGGCGAGTCCTTCTGA
- a CDS encoding sirohydrochlorin chelatase, translated as MTPRPGERRPARPGRAGTLLLVAHGSRDPRHAETVTALTARVRALRPGLRVTVGFLDHCAPGIDQVLDRLDGRITALPLLLNRAFHAKHDIPGALAAAAARNPRTTVRQGPVLGPSPLLLDALDRRLAEAGVRPGRGTGLVLAAAGSSDPAANAVTRRVAADLERHHGWAAVEVAHASAAPPRVADAVAALRARGARRIAVAPYLLAPGLLPDRIADQARAAGADALAAPLGAAPELARLLLHRYDQARADAAPVGLRLSA; from the coding sequence ATGACCCCCCGCCCCGGAGAGCGCCGCCCGGCCCGGCCGGGCCGGGCGGGCACGCTGCTGCTGGTCGCCCACGGCAGCCGCGATCCGCGCCACGCCGAGACCGTCACCGCGCTCACCGCCCGGGTGCGGGCGCTGCGTCCGGGGCTGCGGGTCACCGTGGGCTTCCTGGACCACTGCGCGCCCGGGATCGACCAGGTGCTGGACCGCCTGGACGGCAGAATCACCGCCCTGCCGCTGCTGCTCAACCGGGCCTTCCACGCCAAGCACGACATCCCCGGCGCGCTGGCGGCGGCCGCCGCCCGCAACCCGCGGACCACCGTCCGCCAGGGCCCGGTCCTCGGGCCGTCCCCGCTGCTGCTGGACGCCCTGGACCGGCGGCTGGCCGAGGCCGGGGTACGGCCCGGGCGGGGCACCGGCCTGGTGCTGGCCGCCGCCGGCTCCTCCGACCCGGCGGCCAACGCCGTCACCCGGCGGGTCGCCGCCGACCTGGAGCGCCACCACGGCTGGGCCGCGGTCGAGGTCGCGCACGCCTCGGCCGCGCCGCCGCGCGTGGCCGACGCCGTCGCCGCCCTGCGCGCCCGCGGCGCGCGCCGGATCGCCGTCGCCCCCTACCTGCTGGCCCCGGGCCTGCTGCCGGACCGCATCGCCGACCAGGCCCGGGCGGCCGGCGCGGACGCCCTGGCCGCCCCGCTGGGCGCGGCCCCGGAACTGGCCCGGCTGCTGCTGCACCGCTACGACCAGGCCCGGGCCGACGCCGCCCCGGTCGGCCTGCGGCTCAGCGCCTGA
- a CDS encoding ABC transporter permease: MSSTETPAETAADVAALGAGLDALETPDVERTPLGRLLLTKALPPVLAIGIVLLLWEAACLAHLKPPYLLPSPLVVWDSLYDQWLQGTIIGTIWTSLSRGILGFLASVVIGTPVGLLVARIKPVRAAIGPILSGLQSIPSVAWVPAAVIWFGLSNATIYAVVLLGAVPSIANGLVSGVDQVQPLYLRAGRTLGATGLRGIWFVLLPAALPGYLAGLKQGWAFAWRSLMAAELIASSPALGIGLGQALENAREMQDMPTVLATIILILLVGVGIDLLIFAPVERRVLRSRGLLVARR; the protein is encoded by the coding sequence ATGTCCAGCACTGAGACGCCCGCCGAGACCGCCGCCGACGTCGCCGCACTCGGTGCGGGCCTCGACGCCCTGGAGACCCCCGACGTCGAGCGCACCCCCCTCGGCCGGCTGCTGCTGACCAAGGCCCTGCCGCCGGTGCTCGCCATCGGCATCGTGCTGCTGCTCTGGGAGGCCGCCTGCCTGGCCCACCTCAAGCCGCCCTACCTGCTGCCGAGCCCGCTGGTGGTGTGGGACAGCCTGTACGACCAGTGGTTGCAGGGCACGATCATCGGCACCATCTGGACCTCGTTGTCGCGCGGCATCCTGGGCTTCCTGGCGTCCGTCGTCATCGGCACCCCGGTGGGCCTGCTGGTCGCCCGGATCAAGCCGGTCCGGGCCGCCATCGGCCCGATCCTGTCCGGGCTGCAGTCCATCCCCTCGGTCGCCTGGGTGCCCGCGGCGGTGATCTGGTTCGGCCTCAGCAACGCCACCATCTACGCGGTGGTGCTGCTCGGCGCGGTCCCCTCGATCGCCAACGGGCTGGTCTCCGGCGTCGACCAGGTCCAGCCGCTGTACCTGCGGGCCGGGCGGACGCTGGGCGCGACCGGGCTGCGCGGCATCTGGTTCGTGCTGCTCCCGGCCGCCCTGCCGGGCTACCTCGCCGGGCTGAAGCAGGGCTGGGCGTTCGCCTGGCGCTCGCTGATGGCCGCCGAGCTGATCGCCAGCTCCCCGGCGCTGGGCATCGGCCTGGGCCAGGCGCTGGAGAACGCCCGCGAGATGCAGGACATGCCGACCGTGCTGGCCACGATCATCCTGATCCTGCTCGTCGGCGTCGGCATCGACCTGCTGATCTTCGCGCCGGTCGAGCGCCGGGTGCTGCGCTCGCGCGGCCTGCTGGTGGCCCGCCGATGA
- a CDS encoding ABC transporter ATP-binding protein, which produces MAPAATQHPAEDTLGSGQPAVTLEHVSKSFGRAGQANPVLDDISLTVAPGEFVCLLGASGCGKSTLLNLVAGLDRPSSGSIAVPGGRAALMFQEHALFPWLTAGRNIELALRLRGLPRAERRAEAERLLALVRLGGAHDKRVHELSGGMRQRVALARALAQDASVLLMDEPFAALDAITRDVLHEELTRIWSQTGVSVLFVTHNVREAVRLAQRVVLLSSRPGRVAREWRIDLPQPRRIESAGVADLSVEITEQLRGEIRRHVQH; this is translated from the coding sequence ATGGCTCCGGCAGCCACCCAGCATCCGGCCGAGGACACCCTCGGCAGCGGACAGCCCGCCGTCACGCTCGAACACGTCTCCAAGTCCTTCGGCCGGGCCGGGCAGGCCAACCCGGTCCTGGACGACATCAGCCTGACCGTCGCCCCCGGCGAGTTCGTCTGCCTGCTGGGCGCCTCCGGCTGCGGCAAGTCCACGCTGCTGAACCTCGTCGCCGGCCTGGACCGGCCCAGCAGCGGCAGCATCGCCGTGCCCGGCGGCCGGGCCGCGCTGATGTTCCAGGAGCACGCGCTCTTTCCCTGGCTCACCGCCGGACGCAACATCGAGCTGGCGCTGCGGCTGCGCGGCCTGCCGCGCGCCGAGCGCCGGGCCGAGGCCGAGCGGCTGCTGGCGCTGGTCCGCCTCGGCGGGGCGCACGACAAGCGGGTGCACGAGCTGTCCGGCGGCATGCGCCAGCGCGTGGCGCTGGCCCGCGCGCTCGCGCAGGACGCCTCGGTGCTGCTGATGGACGAGCCCTTCGCCGCGCTGGACGCGATCACCCGTGACGTCCTGCACGAGGAGCTGACCCGGATCTGGTCGCAGACCGGGGTGTCCGTGCTGTTCGTGACGCACAATGTCCGTGAGGCCGTACGGCTCGCCCAGCGCGTGGTGCTGCTGTCGTCCCGCCCGGGGCGGGTCGCCCGCGAGTGGCGGATCGACCTGCCGCAGCCGCGCCGCATCGAGTCCGCGGGTGTCGCGGACCTCTCCGTCGAGATCACCGAGCAGCTGCGTGGGGAGATCCGCCGCCATGTCCAGCACTGA
- a CDS encoding PASTA domain-containing protein, with the protein MIECQLCGALNDDSARFCAAWSCGTALGGAPPGPGARARPSAAGVRGRPLGRRAVVAPTRHRAGGLAWLPVPLATALGAMAVAALAFGGLTLASGSTLRPDSGGSVGGSGRPPGATGGAGSGTARAVSGPAAAPASASAVVTAAAEVGAVLPLGEPVTSTPRGLPPGTACRGAAVVPGVSRQRYPVSSQTLLAAGFPGLDIAEHSVGVPLGGTISVRPAPGTAQPCGTQVTLVYSSGPVPARAAGSLPPDPPLCTLPPAEGSATAVQAVLRALVADDRGTGCGLLVTTVDGYAANVPAGDVISETPLPGTRLGIRSAVVLTVSLGAPPCVLPSVTGDSPATAAALLGAVRAADGSPCRLVVVQTAGDAPGSAAGTVTAQSPRAGAAVPPGAVVTLTVAAGPPPSAPPGSSPPASGPVTPPDASPPASAPPASAPPGSAPPGGVPPGSAPPGATASASGPADPASATPGAPSGGDDPATAPAVSSGVSASGCPSPRLRVRR; encoded by the coding sequence ATGATCGAATGCCAGCTGTGCGGGGCGCTCAACGACGACTCGGCGCGGTTCTGCGCCGCCTGGAGCTGCGGCACCGCCCTGGGCGGAGCGCCGCCGGGGCCCGGTGCGCGGGCCCGGCCTTCGGCGGCGGGCGTCCGGGGCCGACCGTTGGGGCGGCGGGCCGTGGTCGCACCGACGCGGCACCGGGCCGGGGGGCTCGCCTGGCTGCCGGTGCCGCTGGCCACCGCGCTCGGTGCCATGGCGGTGGCGGCCCTGGCCTTCGGCGGCCTGACGCTGGCCTCCGGCAGCACTCTGCGGCCCGACTCCGGCGGTTCCGTCGGCGGCTCCGGGCGCCCGCCCGGCGCGACCGGCGGCGCGGGGAGCGGGACGGCGCGGGCCGTGAGCGGCCCGGCGGCCGCTCCGGCGTCGGCTTCGGCCGTGGTCACCGCGGCGGCCGAGGTGGGGGCGGTGCTTCCGCTCGGCGAGCCGGTGACGTCCACGCCCCGGGGCCTGCCGCCCGGCACCGCCTGCCGGGGCGCGGCGGTCGTCCCGGGCGTCTCCCGGCAGCGCTACCCGGTCTCCTCGCAGACGCTGCTGGCGGCCGGGTTCCCCGGGCTGGACATCGCCGAGCACTCGGTCGGCGTCCCGCTCGGCGGGACGATCTCGGTGCGGCCCGCGCCCGGCACCGCACAGCCCTGCGGCACCCAGGTCACCCTGGTCTACTCCAGCGGCCCGGTCCCCGCGCGCGCGGCGGGCAGCCTGCCGCCGGACCCGCCGCTGTGCACCCTGCCCCCGGCCGAGGGCAGCGCCACGGCCGTCCAGGCGGTGCTGCGGGCGCTGGTCGCCGACGACCGCGGCACCGGCTGCGGGCTGCTGGTGACGACCGTCGACGGCTATGCGGCGAACGTCCCGGCCGGGGACGTGATCAGCGAGACCCCGCTGCCGGGCACCCGGCTGGGCATCCGCTCAGCGGTCGTCCTCACCGTCTCGCTGGGCGCGCCGCCCTGCGTACTGCCCTCGGTGACCGGCGACAGCCCGGCCACCGCCGCCGCGCTGCTGGGCGCGGTCCGGGCCGCCGACGGCAGCCCCTGCCGACTGGTGGTGGTGCAGACCGCCGGGGACGCTCCCGGCAGCGCCGCCGGGACGGTCACCGCGCAGAGCCCCCGGGCCGGGGCGGCGGTACCGCCGGGCGCGGTGGTGACCCTGACCGTCGCCGCCGGACCGCCGCCGAGCGCCCCGCCCGGCTCCTCGCCACCGGCGTCCGGGCCGGTGACCCCGCCGGACGCGAGCCCGCCCGCCTCCGCGCCGCCCGCTTCCGCACCGCCGGGGAGCGCCCCGCCGGGAGGCGTTCCGCCGGGGAGCGCGCCGCCGGGCGCCACGGCGTCCGCGTCCGGTCCCGCCGACCCGGCCTCGGCCACGCCGGGGGCGCCGTCCGGCGGCGACGATCCCGCGACCGCTCCGGCGGTCTCCTCCGGGGTGTCCGCCTCCGGCTGTCCGAGCCCGCGCCTGCGGGTCAGGCGCTGA
- the cysC gene encoding adenylyl-sulfate kinase, with amino-acid sequence MTTTVDAPTATAAAVQERGATVWLTGLPSAGKTTLALALAERLRAEGHRVELLDGDEVRTFLSAGLGFTPEDRDTNIQRIGFVAELLASNGVKVLAPVIAPYAASRAAVAARHAGQGTAYLEVHVATPVEVCSERDVKGLYAKQAAGEISGLTGVDDPYEAPVSPDLRIEAHTQPVADSAAALYALLTERGLA; translated from the coding sequence ATGACCACGACCGTCGACGCGCCGACCGCCACGGCGGCCGCCGTGCAGGAGCGCGGCGCCACCGTGTGGCTGACCGGCCTGCCCAGCGCCGGGAAGACCACCCTGGCCCTGGCCCTGGCCGAGCGGCTGCGGGCCGAGGGCCACCGGGTGGAGCTGCTGGACGGCGACGAGGTGCGCACCTTCCTCTCCGCCGGCCTCGGCTTCACCCCCGAGGACCGCGACACCAACATCCAGCGCATCGGCTTCGTCGCCGAACTGCTGGCCTCCAACGGCGTCAAGGTCCTCGCCCCGGTGATCGCCCCGTACGCGGCCTCCCGCGCCGCGGTCGCCGCCCGCCACGCCGGCCAGGGCACCGCCTACCTGGAGGTGCACGTGGCCACCCCGGTCGAGGTCTGCTCGGAGCGCGACGTCAAGGGCCTGTACGCCAAGCAGGCGGCCGGCGAGATCTCCGGACTGACCGGCGTGGACGACCCCTACGAGGCTCCCGTCTCGCCGGACCTGCGCATCGAGGCCCACACCCAGCCGGTGGCCGACTCCGCCGCCGCCCTGTACGCCCTGCTCACCGAGAGGGGGCTGGCGTGA
- the cysD gene encoding sulfate adenylyltransferase subunit CysD: MTTAAESLSPSGYGNPYALSHLDALEAEAVHIFREVAGEFERPVILFSGGKDSIVMLHLALKAFWPAPVPFALLHVDTGHNFPEVLEYRDRVAARHGLRLHVASVQEFIDSGRLRERPDGLRNPLQTVPLLDGIESHRFDAVFGGGRRDEEKARAKERVFSLRDEFGAWDPRRQRPELWSLYNGRHAPGEHVRVFPLSNWTELDVWQYIERESVELPGIYYAHEREVFARDGMWLTAGDWGGPKEGETVERRLVRYRTVGDMSCTGAVDSAAATVADVVAEIAASRLTERGATRADDKVSEAAMEDRKREGYF, encoded by the coding sequence GTGACCACCGCTGCCGAGTCCCTGTCCCCCAGCGGGTACGGCAACCCCTACGCGCTCTCGCACCTGGACGCGCTGGAGGCCGAGGCCGTCCACATCTTCCGCGAGGTCGCGGGCGAGTTCGAGCGCCCGGTCATCCTGTTCTCGGGCGGCAAGGACTCCATCGTCATGCTGCACCTGGCACTGAAGGCGTTCTGGCCCGCGCCGGTGCCCTTCGCGCTGCTGCACGTCGACACCGGGCACAACTTCCCCGAGGTGCTGGAGTACCGCGACCGCGTCGCCGCCCGGCACGGCCTGCGGCTGCACGTGGCCTCGGTGCAGGAGTTCATCGACAGCGGCCGGCTGCGCGAGCGCCCCGACGGCCTGCGCAACCCGCTGCAGACCGTGCCGCTGCTGGACGGCATCGAGTCCCACCGCTTCGACGCGGTCTTCGGCGGCGGACGCCGGGACGAGGAGAAGGCCCGCGCCAAGGAGCGGGTGTTCTCGCTGCGCGACGAGTTCGGCGCGTGGGATCCGCGCCGCCAGCGTCCCGAGCTGTGGTCGCTCTACAACGGCCGGCACGCCCCCGGCGAGCACGTCCGGGTGTTCCCGCTGTCCAACTGGACCGAGCTGGACGTCTGGCAGTACATCGAGCGCGAGTCCGTGGAACTGCCGGGGATCTACTACGCCCACGAGCGCGAGGTGTTCGCCCGCGACGGCATGTGGCTGACCGCGGGCGACTGGGGCGGGCCCAAGGAGGGCGAGACCGTCGAACGCCGCCTGGTCCGCTACCGAACGGTCGGCGACATGTCCTGCACCGGCGCGGTCGACTCCGCCGCGGCCACCGTCGCCGACGTGGTCGCCGAGATCGCCGCCAGCCGGCTCACCGAGCGCGGCGCCACCCGGGCCGACGACAAGGTCTCCGAGGCCGCCATGGAAGACCGCAAGCGCGAGGGGTACTTCTAA
- a CDS encoding aliphatic sulfonate ABC transporter substrate-binding protein, translating into MTASIANSPARVRARRTVITAAAALAALGLLSACGGYGSKATSSSSAAAPAATGSGSAAPALSASTVHIGYYANLTHATPLIGIENGQFQKDLGSTAIKTQIFNAGPAEIEALNAGAIDIAWIGPSAALSGYTSSHGASLKIIAGATTGGAELVVNPKKIAGVADLKGKKIATPQLGNTQDVALLYYLKTHGYKENAESGAGDVSVLRIDNSTTPTAYASGQIDGAWVPEPTASKLVAEGAKVLIDERTLWPQQQFATTNVIVSQSFLKAHPDVVDAVLKASVDTNAWIVANPAQAKTDANAALKQLSGKALSTKVLNSAWSYLSVTNDPLASTLQAEAQHAVTAGLLKQPDLSGIYDLAPLNQILSADGKPTVSAAGLGQQ; encoded by the coding sequence ATGACTGCCTCCATCGCCAACTCCCCGGCGCGCGTCCGCGCCAGACGGACCGTCATCACCGCCGCTGCCGCGCTGGCCGCCCTCGGCCTGCTCAGCGCCTGCGGCGGATACGGCTCCAAGGCCACTAGCAGCAGCTCCGCCGCCGCCCCCGCAGCGACCGGCAGCGGTTCGGCAGCGCCGGCGCTGTCGGCGAGCACCGTGCACATCGGCTACTACGCGAACCTGACCCACGCGACGCCGCTGATCGGCATAGAGAACGGGCAGTTCCAGAAGGACCTGGGCTCGACCGCGATCAAGACCCAGATCTTCAACGCCGGACCGGCCGAGATCGAGGCGCTGAACGCGGGCGCCATCGACATCGCCTGGATCGGCCCCTCGGCCGCGCTCAGCGGCTACACCTCCTCCCACGGCGCCTCGCTGAAGATCATCGCCGGGGCCACCACCGGCGGCGCCGAGCTGGTGGTCAACCCCAAGAAGATCGCCGGTGTGGCGGACCTCAAGGGCAAGAAGATCGCCACCCCGCAGCTGGGCAACACCCAGGACGTGGCCCTGCTCTACTACCTGAAGACGCACGGCTACAAGGAGAACGCCGAGAGCGGCGCGGGCGACGTCTCGGTCCTGCGGATCGACAACTCGACCACCCCGACCGCCTACGCCTCCGGCCAGATCGACGGTGCCTGGGTGCCCGAGCCCACCGCCTCCAAGCTGGTCGCCGAGGGCGCCAAGGTGCTCATCGACGAGCGCACGCTGTGGCCGCAGCAGCAGTTCGCCACCACCAACGTGATCGTCTCGCAGTCCTTCCTCAAGGCCCACCCGGACGTGGTCGACGCCGTCCTCAAGGCGTCGGTCGACACCAACGCCTGGATCGTCGCCAACCCGGCCCAGGCCAAGACCGACGCCAACGCCGCGCTCAAGCAGCTCAGCGGCAAGGCCCTGTCGACCAAGGTGCTCAACTCCGCCTGGTCCTACCTCTCGGTCACCAACGACCCGCTGGCCTCGACCCTCCAGGCCGAAGCCCAGCACGCGGTGACGGCCGGACTGCTCAAGCAGCCCGACCTCAGCGGGATCTACGACCTGGCCCCGCTCAACCAGATCCTCAGCGCCGACGGCAAGCCGACCGTCTCCGCCGCCGGGCTCGGCCAGCAGTAG
- a CDS encoding putative leader peptide, which produces MSSAGTALVGRLHVDLGRMSSAICPAT; this is translated from the coding sequence ATGTCTAGTGCCGGAACTGCCTTGGTCGGTCGACTTCACGTCGATCTCGGCCGCATGTCCAGCGCCATCTGTCCGGCGACCTGA
- a CDS encoding nitrite/sulfite reductase: MAPTPTHDDASARRPAAARKAGRHRGEGQWGMGHFTPLNANEQFKKDDDGLNVRTRIETIYAHRGFDSIDPADLRGRMRWWGLYTQRKAGIDGGRTAILEPHELDDEHFMLRIRIDGGRLTTAQLRAIGEVSETYARGSADITDRQNIQLHWIRIEDVPAIWQKLEAVGLSTTEACGDCPRVIIGSPVAGIAEDEIIDGTPAVDEIHRRYIGNQEFSNLPRKFKTAVSGSPVQDVVHEINDIAFVGVVHPEHGPGFDLWVGGGLSTNPRLAERLGAWVPLDEVPDVWAGVVGIFRDYGYRRLRTRARLKFLMADWGPEKFRQVLEDEYLKYRLVDGPAPAEPSTRWRDHVGVHPQRDGRFYVGFAPKVGRVDGSQLTKIADVAAAHGSDRLRTTVEQKMIVLDVEADRVESLVAGLEALDLRVTPSSFRRGTIACTGIEYCKLAIVETKARAQALISELEQRLPDFDQPISINVNGCPNACARIQTGDFGLKGQLVMNAEGEQVEGFQVHLGGSLGFTAGFGRKIRGLKVTAEELPDYVERVLRRFDAERTEGERFAEWALRADEEALA; this comes from the coding sequence ATGGCCCCCACCCCCACCCATGACGACGCCTCCGCGCGCCGCCCGGCGGCCGCCCGCAAGGCCGGCCGGCACCGCGGTGAGGGCCAGTGGGGCATGGGCCACTTCACCCCGCTCAACGCCAACGAGCAGTTCAAGAAGGACGACGACGGTCTCAATGTGCGGACACGCATTGAGACGATCTACGCCCACCGGGGCTTCGACTCCATCGACCCGGCCGACCTGCGCGGCCGGATGCGCTGGTGGGGGCTGTACACCCAGCGCAAGGCGGGCATCGACGGCGGCCGGACCGCGATCCTGGAGCCGCACGAGCTGGACGACGAGCACTTCATGCTGCGGATCCGGATCGACGGCGGCCGGCTGACCACCGCGCAGCTGCGCGCCATCGGCGAGGTCTCCGAGACCTACGCCCGGGGCAGCGCCGACATCACCGACCGGCAGAACATCCAGCTGCACTGGATCCGGATCGAGGACGTCCCGGCGATCTGGCAGAAGCTGGAGGCGGTCGGCCTGTCCACCACCGAGGCGTGCGGCGACTGCCCCCGGGTGATCATCGGCTCCCCGGTCGCGGGCATCGCCGAGGACGAGATCATCGACGGCACCCCGGCCGTGGACGAGATCCACCGCCGCTACATCGGCAACCAGGAGTTCTCCAACCTGCCGCGCAAGTTCAAGACCGCGGTCTCCGGCTCCCCGGTGCAGGACGTCGTCCACGAGATCAACGACATCGCCTTCGTCGGCGTGGTCCACCCCGAGCACGGCCCCGGCTTCGACCTGTGGGTCGGCGGCGGGCTGTCCACCAACCCCCGGCTGGCCGAGCGCCTGGGCGCCTGGGTGCCGCTGGACGAGGTCCCGGACGTGTGGGCCGGCGTCGTCGGCATCTTCCGCGACTACGGCTACCGCCGGCTGCGCACCCGCGCCCGGCTCAAGTTCCTGATGGCGGACTGGGGCCCGGAGAAGTTCCGCCAGGTCCTGGAGGACGAGTACCTCAAGTACCGGCTGGTCGACGGCCCGGCCCCGGCCGAGCCCAGCACCCGCTGGCGCGACCACGTCGGTGTCCACCCGCAGCGGGACGGCCGCTTCTACGTCGGCTTCGCGCCCAAGGTCGGCCGGGTGGACGGCTCGCAGCTGACGAAGATCGCCGACGTCGCCGCCGCCCACGGCTCCGACCGGCTGCGCACCACCGTCGAGCAGAAGATGATCGTGCTCGACGTCGAGGCCGACCGGGTCGAGTCGCTGGTGGCCGGGCTGGAGGCGCTGGACCTCCGGGTCACGCCCTCCTCCTTCCGGCGCGGCACCATCGCCTGCACCGGCATCGAGTACTGCAAGCTGGCCATCGTCGAGACCAAGGCCCGCGCCCAGGCGCTGATCTCCGAGCTGGAGCAGCGGCTGCCCGACTTCGACCAACCGATCAGCATCAATGTCAACGGCTGCCCCAATGCCTGCGCCCGGATCCAGACCGGCGACTTCGGCCTCAAGGGCCAGCTGGTGATGAACGCCGAGGGCGAGCAGGTCGAGGGCTTCCAGGTGCACCTGGGCGGCAGCCTGGGCTTCACCGCGGGCTTCGGCCGCAAGATCCGCGGCCTCAAGGTGACCGCGGAGGAGCTGCCCGACTACGTCGAGCGGGTGCTGCGCCGCTTCGACGCCGAGCGCACCGAGGGCGAGCGCTTCGCCGAGTGGGCGCTGCGCGCGGACGAGGAGGCCCTGGCATGA